In Thermococcus camini, a genomic segment contains:
- a CDS encoding RtcB family protein yields MVPLKRVDKIRWEIPKYDKRMRVPGRVYADDQLIEKMRGDRTLEQAANVAMLPGIYKYSIVMPDGHQGYGFPIGGVAAFDVKEGVISPGGVGYDINCGVRLVRTNLREEEVRPRIKELVDTLFKNVPSGLGSKGRVRLHWSQLDDVLADGAKWAVDNGYGWKEDLEHLEEGGRMEGADPDAVSQKAKQRGAPQLGSLGSGNHFLEVQVVDRVFDEKIAEAYGLFEGQVVVMVHTGSRGLGHQVASDYLRIMEKANRKYGVPWPDRELVSVPFQTEEGQRYFSAMKAAANFAWANRQMITHWVRESFEEVFKRKAEDMEMHIVYDVAHNIAKVEEHEVDGKKVKVVVHRKGATRAFPAGHPDVPRAYRDVGQPVLIPGSMGTASYVLAGAEGSMRETFGSSCHGAGRLMSRHAATRQYRGDRLRNELLQRGIYVRAASLRVVAEEAPGAYKSVDNVVNVVHQAGIANLVARMRPMGVAKG; encoded by the coding sequence ATGGTGCCGCTGAAAAGGGTAGATAAGATTCGCTGGGAGATACCGAAGTACGACAAGCGCATGAGAGTTCCGGGCAGGGTTTACGCTGACGACCAGCTGATAGAGAAGATGCGCGGAGATAGAACCCTTGAGCAGGCCGCCAACGTTGCGATGCTCCCGGGAATATACAAGTATTCCATAGTCATGCCCGACGGCCATCAGGGCTACGGCTTCCCGATTGGCGGTGTCGCGGCCTTTGACGTCAAAGAGGGCGTGATAAGCCCCGGGGGCGTCGGATACGATATTAATTGCGGCGTCAGGTTAGTTAGAACAAATTTACGAGAAGAAGAAGTAAGACCCCGCATCAAGGAGCTCGTGGACACGCTCTTCAAGAACGTTCCGAGCGGTCTTGGAAGCAAGGGCCGTGTAAGGCTCCACTGGAGCCAGCTGGACGATGTTCTCGCTGACGGTGCCAAGTGGGCAGTTGACAACGGCTACGGCTGGAAAGAAGATTTAGAGCACCTGGAGGAAGGCGGAAGGATGGAAGGGGCCGATCCAGATGCCGTCAGTCAGAAGGCGAAGCAGAGAGGCGCTCCACAGCTCGGTTCCCTCGGCTCAGGAAACCACTTCCTCGAGGTTCAGGTGGTTGATAGGGTCTTTGACGAGAAGATAGCGGAAGCTTACGGCCTCTTTGAGGGACAGGTCGTTGTGATGGTTCACACAGGTTCGCGCGGTTTGGGCCACCAGGTGGCGAGCGACTACCTCAGGATAATGGAGAAGGCCAACAGAAAGTACGGCGTGCCGTGGCCTGACCGTGAGCTCGTCAGCGTCCCCTTCCAGACGGAGGAGGGGCAGAGGTATTTCAGCGCGATGAAGGCAGCTGCAAACTTCGCCTGGGCCAACCGGCAGATGATAACCCACTGGGTCAGGGAGAGCTTCGAGGAGGTCTTCAAGAGAAAAGCAGAAGACATGGAGATGCATATAGTCTACGACGTGGCTCACAACATAGCGAAGGTCGAGGAGCACGAGGTCGATGGGAAGAAAGTCAAGGTGGTCGTCCACAGGAAAGGTGCCACGAGGGCCTTCCCTGCCGGCCACCCCGACGTGCCGAGGGCCTACCGCGATGTTGGCCAGCCCGTACTCATTCCAGGTTCGATGGGAACCGCGAGCTACGTCCTGGCCGGAGCCGAGGGCTCGATGAGAGAAACATTCGGTAGCTCCTGCCACGGTGCCGGAAGGCTGATGAGCAGGCACGCCGCGACCAGACAGTACCGCGGGGACAGGCTGAGGAATGAGCTCCTCCAGAGGGGAATCTACGTCCGCGCGGCTTCGCTGAGGGTCGTTGCCGAGGAGGCACCTGGAGCTTACAAGAGCGTTGACAACGTCGTCAACGTCGTCCACCAGGCAGGTATAGCGAACCTCGTGGCGAGAATGCGCCCGATGGGCGTCGCCAAGGGCTGA
- a CDS encoding COG1470 family protein gives MRKLLVVLLSFVLLSSLVAAQPYVTVFEDRISVGQTIAVGNYTITVVQAADGSYYLMLRNGSRILELKPFAFGTEIERDGLRILMGSYTAQGGFIVVSVKPEFVTSLKPEVGAKAVFNGNVVRVIAAGNRTVDVSVNGVARTLEVNGSAIVDLIALEYDGKEIKVYAAEPASETVSMEYSVFYPYGKIRVSGPVDVPITITSASNSELRLPLRVTSMPEGWRASFLYGGIEVEEITLPPKGSVTVSLHIEPAGSGTLRFSIGDLPGSVQIEAAAIGVSIPYLGLDAEAGQKLAVPITFTGSGAVEFQATDVPAGWTMYLTDGQYRLRSFTVSGTFSATLFIEIPRNATLGDHRLSFTINGKEYGLTVHVYKTYLGQPAKLTVILTDGSGNPLKGWVSIGGKNVTTSAVGSVTVELPAGEYRIAAGAPGAVPIEEAVKLGDGEEKTLNIALTKAPYYFEARLKNDVLTVTAGASASTEITITNLGSKEDEYHVTLEGLEPEWSYVISRDPTGATPIGTMKAGPGESASAYLVVIAPFNAVSGDINARLIITGKSTKVEIPVIIKVENPAALSLNADYPALTVKAGGSTATTVWIDSMGTTVTNIKITAQAPSGWEVEAVPSSIPRVGPTRKGNVVVSEGPSQFELRIKVPKSAPAGTYTITVTATGDQAKAETVITVRVTQGSSSAYLGIILLVVVFGIVIWLMRRVGRR, from the coding sequence ATGAGAAAACTCCTGGTGGTTCTGCTTTCCTTCGTTCTTCTGTCCTCACTCGTTGCGGCTCAGCCTTACGTGACGGTGTTCGAGGACAGGATCTCCGTGGGGCAGACGATCGCGGTTGGGAACTACACGATAACGGTGGTCCAGGCCGCCGACGGGAGCTACTACCTGATGCTGAGGAACGGAAGCAGGATACTGGAACTGAAGCCCTTCGCCTTTGGAACCGAAATAGAGCGTGACGGCCTCAGGATACTCATGGGGAGCTACACCGCGCAGGGAGGCTTCATAGTCGTGTCCGTGAAGCCAGAGTTCGTTACGTCCCTAAAACCCGAAGTCGGTGCCAAGGCAGTTTTCAATGGGAACGTTGTCCGCGTTATCGCAGCGGGCAACAGGACCGTAGACGTCTCCGTGAACGGTGTTGCGAGGACTCTGGAGGTTAACGGAAGTGCCATCGTTGACCTCATAGCCCTGGAGTACGATGGAAAGGAGATAAAAGTATACGCCGCGGAACCCGCCTCGGAAACGGTCAGCATGGAATACTCGGTGTTCTACCCTTACGGGAAGATAAGGGTCTCCGGGCCCGTTGATGTGCCGATAACGATAACCAGCGCCTCGAACTCGGAGCTCAGACTGCCCCTCAGGGTCACCTCGATGCCGGAAGGGTGGAGGGCAAGCTTCCTGTACGGTGGTATCGAGGTCGAGGAGATAACGCTTCCCCCCAAGGGTTCGGTAACGGTCAGCCTTCACATTGAGCCTGCCGGTAGCGGAACCCTCAGATTCTCCATTGGAGACCTTCCGGGAAGCGTTCAGATAGAGGCCGCTGCCATCGGTGTCTCAATTCCGTATCTGGGCCTAGACGCAGAGGCGGGGCAGAAACTCGCGGTTCCAATAACCTTCACGGGAAGCGGCGCCGTGGAGTTCCAGGCAACTGACGTCCCGGCAGGATGGACGATGTACCTGACGGACGGCCAGTACAGGCTCAGGAGCTTTACCGTTTCGGGAACCTTCAGCGCCACCCTGTTCATCGAGATACCCAGGAACGCGACCCTTGGCGACCACAGGCTGAGCTTCACCATAAACGGGAAGGAATACGGCCTGACGGTTCACGTATACAAGACGTACCTCGGCCAGCCCGCGAAGCTGACGGTGATCCTGACCGACGGGAGCGGGAATCCATTGAAGGGATGGGTCAGCATCGGCGGAAAGAACGTTACGACGTCGGCAGTTGGCAGCGTTACCGTTGAGCTCCCAGCGGGAGAGTATAGAATCGCCGCCGGCGCTCCTGGGGCGGTCCCAATAGAGGAAGCTGTAAAACTGGGGGACGGCGAGGAGAAGACCCTCAATATAGCCCTAACAAAGGCGCCCTACTACTTCGAGGCCAGGCTCAAGAACGACGTTCTTACAGTGACAGCGGGGGCGAGTGCCAGCACGGAGATAACGATAACCAACCTCGGCTCCAAAGAGGACGAGTACCATGTCACGCTGGAGGGTCTCGAACCCGAGTGGAGCTACGTGATCAGCCGGGATCCCACCGGCGCAACGCCTATCGGCACAATGAAAGCAGGCCCCGGAGAGAGTGCCAGCGCGTACCTCGTTGTTATAGCCCCGTTCAACGCAGTGTCCGGAGATATAAATGCCAGGCTCATCATCACCGGGAAGAGCACCAAGGTTGAAATCCCAGTCATAATCAAAGTCGAGAACCCTGCCGCACTCTCCCTCAACGCTGATTATCCGGCGCTCACGGTCAAGGCAGGGGGCTCAACGGCCACCACGGTGTGGATTGACAGCATGGGGACCACGGTCACCAACATCAAGATAACCGCCCAGGCCCCCAGCGGATGGGAAGTTGAGGCGGTTCCCAGCAGCATACCGCGCGTAGGACCGACCAGAAAGGGAAACGTTGTGGTCAGCGAGGGTCCCAGCCAGTTTGAGTTGAGGATCAAGGTTCCCAAGTCAGCCCCCGCGGGGACCTACACCATCACCGTAACCGCCACCGGTGACCAGGCAAAGGCAGAAACCGTGATAACGGTCAGGGTTACGCAGGGCTCAAGCAGCGCTTATCTCGGAATCATCCTGCTCGTGGTCGTCTTCGGCATCGTGATATGGCTGATGAGGAGGGTCGGTAGGAGATGA
- a CDS encoding ABC transporter permease, whose product MNPAWNIALKELYTSVKSKRFIVIMGLYLLIFGLAVYGIKDYLIQMGVPGVESNEFGLWGTTGEVYMTPLAMLFMINMMIITVIGAVLGAALGSDAINREVETGTAKVLLGHPVYRDEVINGKFLGMGALIVLTNLVVYVAIIAVMLILGIPVDGDSLLRGFLAILATMLYTLVFLSIGVLFSTLFKKPETSMLATVGLAIFLTVFYGIVVEIVAPKLAGPEPPWGTSAHEVWRETVNTWMARLHFLNPAHHYAQLVQYIFGGDRFLNYYLPLGDSFTYGFNNLAILLVMLFLPFAFAYVRFMTSDIN is encoded by the coding sequence ATGAACCCCGCCTGGAACATAGCTCTCAAGGAGCTATACACCTCGGTGAAGAGCAAGAGGTTCATCGTCATCATGGGCCTCTATCTCCTTATTTTTGGCCTCGCGGTCTACGGCATCAAGGACTACCTGATTCAGATGGGCGTTCCAGGCGTCGAATCCAACGAGTTCGGCCTGTGGGGAACCACGGGTGAGGTTTACATGACCCCCCTTGCGATGCTCTTCATGATAAACATGATGATAATCACCGTCATTGGGGCGGTCCTCGGAGCCGCCCTCGGATCGGACGCAATAAACCGGGAGGTTGAAACCGGAACGGCCAAGGTTCTCCTGGGCCACCCAGTTTACAGGGACGAGGTCATCAACGGCAAGTTCCTTGGAATGGGGGCCCTGATAGTACTGACGAACCTGGTGGTATACGTTGCCATCATCGCCGTGATGCTCATACTGGGAATACCCGTTGATGGGGACTCGCTCCTTAGAGGGTTCCTGGCGATCCTGGCGACGATGCTTTACACGCTGGTATTCCTCTCAATTGGAGTGCTGTTCTCAACGCTCTTCAAAAAGCCTGAGACCTCGATGCTCGCCACAGTTGGTCTGGCGATTTTCCTCACGGTCTTCTACGGCATTGTGGTGGAGATCGTGGCACCAAAGCTTGCAGGACCAGAGCCGCCTTGGGGGACGAGCGCCCATGAGGTCTGGCGGGAAACCGTGAACACATGGATGGCGAGGCTCCACTTCCTGAACCCCGCACACCACTACGCCCAGCTCGTTCAGTACATCTTCGGAGGCGACAGATTCCTCAACTACTACCTCCCCCTTGGAGACTCCTTCACCTACGGCTTCAACAACCTGGCGATACTGCTGGTCATGCTATTCCTGCCCTTTGCCTTCGCCTACGTCAGGTTCATGACCAGCGACATCAACTGA